A stretch of Deltaproteobacteria bacterium PRO3 DNA encodes these proteins:
- a CDS encoding type II toxin-antitoxin system prevent-host-death family antitoxin, translating into MEIGVYEAKTHLPKLLERVSKGEVITITRHGTPVATLSPVQKENKLSIKEAIEGLIELKKRVNVKVSPKELRKMRETGRR; encoded by the coding sequence ATGGAAATTGGTGTTTATGAGGCCAAGACCCACCTTCCCAAGCTCCTGGAGCGAGTCTCCAAGGGAGAAGTGATCACCATCACCCGTCACGGGACACCCGTCGCAACGCTTTCCCCCGTTCAAAAAGAAAATAAGCTTTCGATCAAGGAGGCGATCGAGGGGCTGATCGAGTTAAAAAAGCGGGTGAACGTAAAAGTCAGTCCAAAAGAATTGCGAAAAATGAGGGAGACGGGTCGTCGGTGA
- a CDS encoding type II toxin-antitoxin system VapC family toxin, with protein sequence MKTFVLDCSVTMAWVLTTQNDDYCREVLKSFEEWQAIVPGIWLYEVANILRLNEDRKKLSRQESSDFYKRLRSLPITVVEKPELQSSELLLWMSKSHRMTPYDTAYLYLAMDRGYPLATRDQAMLREAKLAGVALFHP encoded by the coding sequence GTGAAGACCTTCGTCTTGGATTGCTCGGTGACAATGGCCTGGGTGTTGACCACCCAAAACGACGATTATTGCCGCGAGGTACTCAAGAGTTTCGAAGAATGGCAGGCGATTGTCCCGGGAATATGGCTGTACGAGGTCGCCAATATTTTACGGCTTAACGAGGACCGGAAAAAACTCAGTCGACAAGAATCTTCGGACTTTTACAAACGCCTTCGAAGCCTGCCCATTACCGTTGTCGAAAAGCCTGAATTGCAAAGCTCCGAATTATTGCTGTGGATGTCCAAAAGCCACCGCATGACGCCTTACGACACGGCCTATCTTTATCTGGCCATGGATCGCGGTTATCCCTTGGCGACTCGAGACCAAGCCATGCTGCGGGAGGCCAAGCTTGCCGGAGTGGCGCTCTTCCATCCCTGA
- a CDS encoding cation transporter, whose amino-acid sequence MLKDDLIERSREVKRVLWITLLLNLMVCGLKLGYGYATHTLSMVADGYHSLLDSTSNIVGLVALVFASRPADSGHPYGHRKVEALGAMFISAMLFWACYEIASSAWARLHDRQNPEVTVYSFVIMVGTMAVNAWVSRYEHRRGHELHSQILTADSAHTRSDVLASLSVIVALVGIKFKIPWVDLAAAGLIAVFVGYSGYKIVLESLNTLMDSAQLDPREVVKIAMQVEGIDKCHSIRTRGNPAAIYMDLNIHVAPQLSTQEAHRLTHRVIAKIKEEIPEVVDVVVHTEPSSPHED is encoded by the coding sequence ATGCTCAAAGACGACCTGATCGAGCGCTCGCGGGAAGTGAAACGGGTGCTCTGGATCACCCTCCTGCTCAACCTGATGGTCTGCGGCCTGAAGCTGGGCTACGGCTACGCGACGCACACCTTGAGCATGGTCGCCGACGGCTACCACTCGCTGCTGGATTCCACCTCCAATATCGTCGGCCTGGTCGCCCTGGTCTTCGCCTCGCGTCCCGCCGACTCCGGGCACCCCTACGGCCATCGCAAGGTCGAGGCCTTGGGCGCCATGTTCATCTCGGCCATGCTGTTCTGGGCCTGCTACGAGATCGCCTCCAGCGCCTGGGCGCGCCTCCACGACCGCCAAAACCCCGAGGTCACGGTCTACAGCTTCGTGATCATGGTCGGCACGATGGCGGTCAATGCCTGGGTGAGCCGCTACGAGCACCGCCGCGGCCACGAGCTGCACAGCCAAATCTTGACGGCGGACTCGGCGCACACTCGCAGCGACGTCCTCGCCTCGCTGTCGGTGATCGTCGCCCTGGTCGGCATCAAGTTCAAAATTCCCTGGGTGGACCTGGCCGCGGCGGGCCTGATCGCCGTCTTCGTCGGCTACAGCGGCTACAAGATCGTCCTGGAGAGCCTCAACACCCTGATGGACTCGGCCCAGCTGGACCCGCGCGAGGTGGTGAAGATCGCCATGCAGGTCGAGGGTATCGACAAGTGTCACAGCATCCGCACCCGCGGCAACCCGGCGGCGATCTACATGGACCTCAACATCCACGTGGCGCCGCAGCTCAGCACCCAGGAGGCCCATCGCCTCACGCATCGGGTGATCGCCAAGATCAAGGAAGAAATTCCGGAAGTGGTCGACGTGGTCGTGCACACCGAGCCGTCGAGCCCGCATGAGGATTAG
- a CDS encoding TRAP transporter large permease subunit — MSPAFAIVLVTLAGAPLFVIFGAIALSAFHSAGLDSAAVVIEMNRMTSAPILAAIPMFTFAGYLMAESKTPERLVKLTKALFGWMPGGLALVTLAACAFFTAFTGASGVTIIALGGLLYPILIKEGYDEKYSLGLVTTCGSLGLLFPPSLPIILYGLVSGVSIDQLFIAGILPGILLMLILGSHAIRAGVKSKAPRTPFNFRELLSAFKGAFWELPLPVIILVGIYGGYVTAGEAAAVTAFYIFVVEVFIYRDLSLTRDIPRIAKESMVLVGSILVILAVAMGFTSYLIDEQVPNKIFQFIQGYVDNKWMFLIALNIFLLIVGCLMDIFSAIIVVVPLILPIAKQFNVDPLHLAIIFLTNLEIGYLTPPVGINLFISSIRFKKNVTYLYKIALPFLALLIAALLVITYWPDLSLYLVRQFGVR; from the coding sequence ATGAGCCCGGCCTTCGCCATCGTCCTGGTCACCCTGGCCGGGGCCCCGCTCTTCGTCATCTTCGGAGCCATCGCCCTCTCGGCCTTCCACTCCGCCGGCCTCGACTCCGCCGCGGTCGTCATCGAGATGAACCGCATGACCTCGGCGCCCATCCTGGCCGCGATCCCGATGTTCACCTTCGCGGGCTACCTGATGGCGGAAAGCAAGACCCCCGAGCGTCTGGTCAAGCTCACCAAGGCCCTGTTCGGCTGGATGCCGGGCGGCCTCGCCCTGGTCACGCTGGCGGCCTGCGCCTTCTTCACCGCCTTCACCGGGGCCTCGGGCGTCACGATCATCGCGCTGGGCGGACTGCTCTATCCGATCCTCATCAAAGAGGGTTATGACGAGAAGTACAGCCTGGGCCTGGTCACCACCTGCGGCTCTCTGGGCCTACTGTTCCCGCCCTCGCTGCCGATCATCCTCTACGGGCTGGTCAGCGGCGTCAGCATCGACCAGCTCTTCATCGCCGGCATCCTGCCCGGGATTCTGCTGATGCTCATCCTCGGCAGCCACGCGATCCGCGCGGGGGTGAAATCGAAGGCGCCGCGCACCCCCTTCAACTTCCGCGAGCTGCTCTCGGCCTTCAAGGGCGCCTTCTGGGAGCTGCCGCTGCCGGTCATTATCTTGGTGGGGATCTACGGCGGCTACGTCACCGCCGGCGAGGCGGCGGCGGTCACGGCCTTCTACATCTTCGTCGTCGAGGTCTTCATCTACCGCGACCTCTCCCTGACCCGCGACATCCCGCGCATCGCCAAAGAGAGCATGGTGCTCGTGGGCTCGATCCTGGTCATCCTCGCCGTCGCGATGGGTTTCACCAGCTACCTGATCGATGAGCAGGTCCCGAACAAGATCTTCCAGTTCATCCAGGGCTACGTCGACAACAAGTGGATGTTCCTGATCGCGCTGAACATTTTCCTATTGATCGTCGGCTGCCTGATGGACATCTTTTCGGCGATCATCGTGGTGGTTCCGCTGATCCTGCCCATCGCCAAGCAATTCAACGTCGATCCGCTGCACCTGGCGATCATCTTCCTGACCAACCTCGAGATCGGCTACCTGACGCCGCCCGTCGGCATCAACCTCTTCATCTCGAGCATCCGTTTCAAGAAGAACGTCACCTACCTCTACAAGATCGCCCTGCCCTTTCTGGCGCTGTTGATCGCGGCCCTGCTGGTCATCACGTATTGGCCCGATCTCAGCTTGTATCTCGTCCGTCAATTCGGAGTAAGATAA
- a CDS encoding TRAP transporter small permease has protein sequence MKPLKTLSAWLEKFEGILLSLALLFMIGLGFLQVILRNFWDTGIEWGDPIVRAMVIWVGFIGASIATHQKSHIQLDLVSKFLPEKAKKFAGIIAHFGSAAVCLLLADAAYKFLVMERESQTLLIEGVPNWIVIVIIPVSFLIMTARFFIHGLDDVVRLFKPEKEGAA, from the coding sequence ATGAAGCCCCTCAAAACCTTAAGCGCCTGGCTGGAAAAGTTCGAAGGCATCCTGCTCTCGCTCGCGCTGCTCTTCATGATCGGGCTCGGCTTCCTGCAGGTGATCCTGCGCAATTTCTGGGACACCGGCATCGAGTGGGGCGACCCCATCGTCCGCGCGATGGTGATCTGGGTGGGCTTCATCGGCGCCTCCATCGCCACCCATCAGAAGAGCCACATCCAGCTCGACCTGGTCTCGAAATTCCTCCCCGAAAAGGCCAAGAAGTTCGCCGGCATCATCGCCCACTTCGGTTCCGCCGCGGTCTGCCTGCTCTTGGCCGACGCGGCTTATAAGTTCCTGGTAATGGAGCGCGAATCCCAGACGCTGCTGATCGAAGGCGTCCCCAATTGGATCGTCATCGTGATCATCCCGGTCAGCTTCCTCATCATGACGGCGCGCTTCTTCATCCACGGCTTGGACGACGTGGTGCGGCTTTTCAAGCCCGAAAAGGAGGGCGCGGCATGA
- a CDS encoding ABC transporter substrate-binding protein, producing MRPYLRSLALACFGAASIAASAQAADYEIKLSVLAPEGSTWVKEMEAMNQELQAKSGGKLALKIYAGGVSGDERDVLRKMRIGQVHAAAFTGVGLGQIVPSVRILELPMLFRNYQEVDYVKGKLQPEFDKQFDANGFVLLGWAEAGFVNIFSNKPIANKEDMKGVKMWAWEGDPLVKAMYETLGIVPIPLALPDVLTSLQTNLIDGVYGPPLGVIALQWFTKVKYMTEANLANSTGALLISKAQFAKLPPDLQTLLKETGAKYGAQLVQKIRAENTSAIATLKKNGIQMVAVDPKAKEEMIQLSEAVYPKLAGNLYPAALLQRVKGYIAEVRK from the coding sequence ATGCGTCCGTATTTACGTTCCCTTGCCCTAGCCTGCTTCGGCGCGGCGTCGATCGCCGCGAGCGCCCAGGCCGCCGACTACGAAATCAAGCTCTCCGTCCTGGCCCCCGAAGGCTCCACCTGGGTCAAAGAGATGGAGGCCATGAATCAAGAATTGCAGGCCAAGAGCGGCGGGAAGCTCGCCCTCAAGATCTACGCCGGCGGCGTCAGCGGCGACGAGCGGGACGTGCTGCGCAAGATGCGCATCGGCCAAGTGCACGCGGCAGCCTTCACCGGCGTGGGCTTGGGCCAGATCGTCCCCTCGGTGCGCATCCTCGAGCTGCCCATGCTGTTCCGCAACTACCAAGAGGTCGACTACGTGAAGGGCAAGCTGCAGCCCGAATTCGACAAGCAGTTCGACGCCAACGGCTTCGTCCTGCTGGGTTGGGCCGAGGCGGGATTCGTCAATATCTTCAGCAACAAGCCCATCGCCAATAAAGAGGACATGAAGGGCGTCAAGATGTGGGCCTGGGAGGGCGACCCTCTGGTCAAGGCCATGTACGAGACCCTGGGCATCGTCCCGATCCCCCTGGCCCTGCCCGACGTCCTCACCTCGCTGCAGACCAACCTGATCGACGGCGTTTACGGCCCTCCCTTGGGCGTCATCGCCCTGCAATGGTTCACCAAGGTCAAGTACATGACCGAGGCCAACCTGGCCAATTCCACCGGGGCCCTCTTGATCAGCAAGGCCCAATTCGCCAAGCTGCCGCCCGACCTCCAGACCCTCTTGAAGGAGACCGGGGCCAAGTACGGGGCCCAACTGGTCCAGAAGATCCGCGCCGAAAACACCTCGGCCATTGCCACCTTGAAGAAAAACGGCATCCAGATGGTCGCCGTCGACCCCAAGGCCAAGGAAGAGATGATCCAGCTCTCCGAGGCCGTCTACCCCAAGCTGGCCGGCAACCTCTACCCCGCCGCCCTGCTGCAGCGGGTGAAGGGCTATATCGCCGAGGTCCGCAAATAG
- a CDS encoding PIN domain nuclease, producing the protein MMHLVDTSVWVDFLRGVSNEKVRHLEALIEEGDACINPVIFAELCFGARGQTQYISYQRRFLDLPFLEVPENWHLHAAQMGHLLRDNGYRPFLADILIALTALHHGVPLLTKDKDFNIFHRFFDLQLA; encoded by the coding sequence ATGATGCATTTGGTCGACACCTCCGTTTGGGTGGACTTTCTGAGAGGCGTCTCGAACGAAAAGGTCCGTCACCTCGAGGCTTTGATCGAAGAAGGGGATGCTTGCATAAACCCCGTGATTTTTGCGGAACTCTGTTTCGGCGCGAGAGGTCAGACCCAATATATCAGCTACCAGCGACGATTCTTGGACCTGCCTTTTCTTGAAGTTCCGGAAAATTGGCATCTTCATGCGGCGCAGATGGGACATCTGCTTCGCGATAACGGGTACCGCCCTTTTTTGGCGGATATCCTCATTGCGTTGACCGCCCTTCACCACGGCGTCCCACTGTTAACAAAAGATAAAGATTTCAATATTTTCCATCGATTTTTCGACCTGCAGCTCGCCTAA
- a CDS encoding type II toxin-antitoxin system VapB family antitoxin, whose protein sequence is MRTTLDLPQKLLEEARKTSGASSKTQAIIMALQEMIQRKKSRGVLKLKGTLRQPFDYKTLRRKR, encoded by the coding sequence ATGCGAACCACCCTTGACCTGCCGCAAAAATTACTGGAGGAGGCTCGAAAAACCTCTGGGGCCTCGAGTAAAACCCAGGCCATCATCATGGCCCTGCAAGAGATGATTCAGCGCAAGAAGAGTCGAGGCGTCCTCAAATTAAAAGGCACCTTGCGGCAACCCTTTGATTACAAAACCCTGCGCAGAAAACGCTGA
- a CDS encoding ABC transporter permease, whose amino-acid sequence MKSRIAFATLILRECYRFARLSGQTIAPPIVSTLLFILIFGYSLGSRIKQIGGFDYVLFILPGLAAMGVVNNAYANSSTSLFMARMDRSIENMVACPLSPLQLVSAFVIGGLMRGLVVGLLTLAVGIPTVGLEVHHWPHTVLVIALSSVLFSSLGILSALWAEGWDQIATFTTFFITPFIYLGGVFYSIHMLPAFWQKASLFNPIFYLVDATRWAVLGHSDIPYWYSLAFLAGTALSSYGLCVYLFKKGYKLLR is encoded by the coding sequence ATGAAGAGCCGCATCGCCTTCGCCACCCTGATCCTGCGCGAGTGCTATCGCTTCGCGCGCCTCTCCGGCCAGACCATCGCGCCGCCCATCGTCTCGACCCTGCTCTTCATCCTGATCTTCGGCTACTCGCTGGGCTCACGGATCAAGCAGATCGGGGGCTTCGACTACGTCCTCTTCATCCTGCCCGGCTTGGCGGCCATGGGGGTGGTCAACAACGCCTACGCCAACAGCTCGACCAGCCTCTTCATGGCGCGGATGGACCGCTCGATCGAGAACATGGTCGCCTGCCCCCTCTCGCCCTTGCAGCTGGTCAGCGCCTTCGTGATCGGCGGCCTGATGCGCGGCCTCGTCGTCGGCCTGCTCACCCTCGCGGTCGGCATCCCCACCGTCGGCCTCGAGGTGCACCACTGGCCGCATACGGTCCTGGTCATCGCCTTGAGTTCAGTCCTCTTCTCCAGCCTGGGGATCCTGTCGGCGCTCTGGGCCGAAGGCTGGGACCAGATCGCGACCTTCACCACCTTCTTCATCACGCCCTTCATCTACCTGGGCGGGGTCTTCTACTCGATCCACATGCTGCCGGCCTTTTGGCAGAAGGCGAGCCTCTTCAACCCCATCTTTTACCTGGTCGACGCCACCCGCTGGGCGGTCCTGGGGCATTCGGACATCCCCTATTGGTACTCCCTAGCCTTCCTCGCCGGGACCGCCCTGTCGAGCTACGGGCTCTGCGTTTATCTCTTTAAAAAGGGATACAAACTGCTACGTTAG
- a CDS encoding ABC transporter ATP-binding protein has translation MPTAIQISNLHKRYGATAALQGVDLEVPAGQFFGLLGPNGAGKTTLISAIVGLVRPSAGEARVFGHSVSEEPRAAKRFIGFSPQEINTDRFFNLRRTLEFQGGFHGLPRREAKRLAGELLEQFGLAEKAKLQFYKLSGGMQKRLMIARALMSRPKLLILDEPTAGVDVEQRHELWKYLRDLNKNGTTILLTTHYIDEAEALCERIGIIDHGRVIELGTPKDLIEKYCDSEVEIAVEGEMTPGEFADLPGTSVAGNRVRSQAKRIGVAAEALLARILAKPGRRVADITVKKGDLEEVFLRLTGKTLRESEESKNGGAAA, from the coding sequence ATGCCCACCGCCATTCAAATTTCCAACCTCCACAAACGCTACGGCGCCACCGCCGCGTTGCAAGGCGTCGACCTCGAGGTCCCCGCGGGCCAGTTCTTCGGCCTGCTGGGCCCCAACGGCGCCGGCAAGACCACGCTGATCAGCGCCATCGTCGGCCTGGTGCGGCCCAGCGCGGGCGAGGCGCGCGTCTTCGGCCACTCGGTGAGCGAAGAGCCGCGCGCCGCCAAGCGCTTCATCGGCTTCTCGCCGCAGGAGATCAATACCGACCGCTTCTTCAACCTGCGGCGCACCCTCGAGTTCCAGGGCGGCTTCCACGGCCTCCCCCGCCGCGAGGCCAAGCGCCTGGCCGGGGAATTGCTCGAGCAATTCGGCCTGGCGGAAAAGGCCAAGCTGCAATTCTACAAGCTGAGCGGCGGGATGCAGAAGCGCCTGATGATCGCGCGGGCCCTGATGAGCCGGCCCAAGCTCCTGATCCTCGACGAGCCCACCGCCGGCGTCGACGTCGAGCAGCGCCACGAGCTGTGGAAATACCTCCGCGACTTAAACAAGAACGGCACGACCATCCTGCTCACCACCCACTACATCGACGAGGCCGAGGCCCTCTGCGAGCGCATCGGGATCATCGACCACGGCCGCGTCATCGAGCTGGGCACGCCTAAGGACCTGATCGAGAAATACTGCGACTCCGAGGTCGAGATCGCCGTCGAAGGCGAGATGACGCCCGGCGAGTTCGCCGACCTTCCCGGGACCTCCGTCGCCGGAAACCGGGTGCGCAGCCAAGCCAAGCGGATCGGCGTCGCCGCCGAGGCCCTGCTGGCGCGCATCCTCGCCAAGCCGGGCCGCCGCGTCGCGGACATCACCGTCAAGAAGGGCGACCTCGAGGAGGTCTTCCTCCGCCTCACCGGCAAGACCCTGCGCGAATCCGAAGAATCGAAGAACGGAGGCGCCGCCGCATGA